The following are encoded in a window of Halorarum salinum genomic DNA:
- the metX gene encoding homoserine O-acetyltransferase MetX: MAETAPVGEFRFACGETIEDLELAYETYGEFDGSNAVLVCHALTGSHHVTDSGWREDGEGTSTAGQARAWWNDVVGPGKAVDTTEYYVVCVNVPGSCYGSTGPASERDDGEPWGTDFPPVTVGDWTRAQRRLLDELGVGRLHAVVGGSVGGMNALDWAKQFPDDVRRVVPVATAARLDAQCLAIDAVARRSITTDPNWNGGDYYGDGPDPDDGLALARQLGHVMYLSKGSMERKFGRRAAGRDGRRDDFPEDPAGAFFPYREVESYLDYNARSFTDRFDANSYLYLTRAMDDYDLASEYGSDADALAAFEGEALLLSFTADWHFTVEQSRSLAAAFESGGAPVAHHVVESDHGHDAFLVEPESVGPPLRDFLADGVEGRAVRDEGTAPDGGDGSRERRAPVHASLFPG, translated from the coding sequence GTGGCGGAGACCGCACCGGTCGGCGAGTTCCGGTTCGCCTGCGGCGAGACGATCGAGGATCTGGAACTCGCCTACGAGACGTACGGCGAGTTCGACGGCTCGAACGCGGTGCTCGTCTGTCACGCGCTCACCGGGAGCCACCACGTGACCGACTCGGGGTGGCGCGAGGATGGTGAGGGGACCTCCACGGCCGGCCAGGCCCGCGCCTGGTGGAACGACGTCGTCGGGCCGGGGAAGGCGGTCGACACGACGGAGTACTACGTCGTCTGCGTGAACGTCCCCGGATCCTGTTACGGCTCCACGGGGCCGGCGAGCGAGCGCGACGACGGCGAGCCGTGGGGGACCGACTTCCCGCCGGTCACGGTCGGCGACTGGACGCGCGCACAGCGGCGGCTGCTCGACGAACTGGGCGTCGGACGCCTCCACGCGGTCGTCGGCGGCAGCGTCGGCGGGATGAACGCCCTCGACTGGGCGAAGCAGTTCCCCGACGACGTGCGCCGCGTCGTCCCGGTCGCGACGGCCGCGCGGCTCGACGCGCAGTGTCTCGCCATCGACGCCGTCGCTCGCCGGTCCATCACGACGGACCCGAACTGGAACGGCGGCGACTACTACGGCGACGGACCCGACCCCGACGACGGGCTGGCGCTCGCCCGCCAACTCGGGCACGTGATGTACCTCTCGAAGGGGTCGATGGAGCGGAAGTTCGGCCGCCGCGCCGCCGGTCGGGACGGGCGCCGGGACGACTTCCCGGAGGACCCTGCGGGGGCGTTCTTCCCGTACCGGGAGGTGGAATCGTACCTGGACTACAACGCGCGGTCGTTCACCGACCGGTTCGACGCGAACAGCTACCTCTACCTCACCCGGGCGATGGACGACTACGACCTCGCGTCGGAGTACGGCTCGGACGCCGACGCGCTGGCCGCCTTCGAGGGCGAGGCGCTGCTGCTGTCGTTCACGGCCGACTGGCACTTCACCGTCGAGCAGTCGCGGTCGCTGGCGGCCGCGTTCGAGTCGGGCGGGGCGCCCGTGGCCCACCACGTCGTCGAGTCGGACCACGGCCACGACGCGTTCCTCGTCGAACCGGAGTCGGTGGGGCCGCCGCTCCGGGACTTCCTCGCGGACGGCGTCGAGGGCCGGGCGGTCCGCGACGAGGGGACGGCGCCCGACGGCGGGGACGGGAGCCGGGAGCGACGCGCACCGGTCCACGCGAGCCTGTTCCCGGGGTGA
- a CDS encoding alpha/beta fold hydrolase has product MPHATDGDVRLYYETHGEGYAAEGDDAVGTVAFCGELGFGPWQWGWQHAALAGPYETVVPATRGTDDSDAPPGPCSMADLAADLETVLSDAGVRSTHLVGVGLGGMVALTAALRSERIRRLVLVGAGASGDGLNPDPLRVDLTDFAAIERTLEAAFSREFVDSHPDVLSRIAEWRAAEDAGPEAWDATRAALDAFDLSDRLYEVTNETLVLHGSEDRITPPVRGEELAEGLPRGTFEAVEGAGHLANVERSKPVNDRILAFLGEMSP; this is encoded by the coding sequence GTGCCACACGCGACCGACGGCGACGTCAGGCTCTACTACGAGACCCACGGCGAGGGGTACGCGGCCGAGGGAGACGACGCCGTGGGAACCGTCGCCTTCTGCGGCGAACTCGGCTTCGGACCCTGGCAGTGGGGCTGGCAGCACGCGGCGCTCGCCGGCCCCTACGAGACGGTCGTGCCGGCGACCCGCGGGACCGACGACTCCGACGCGCCGCCCGGTCCCTGCTCGATGGCGGACCTCGCCGCGGACCTCGAGACCGTCCTCTCGGACGCGGGCGTCCGCTCGACCCACCTCGTCGGCGTCGGCCTCGGCGGGATGGTCGCGCTGACCGCGGCGCTGCGGTCCGAACGAATCCGGAGACTCGTGCTCGTCGGTGCCGGCGCCTCCGGGGACGGCCTGAACCCCGACCCTCTCCGGGTCGACCTCACGGACTTCGCCGCGATCGAACGGACGCTGGAGGCCGCCTTCTCCCGCGAGTTCGTCGACTCCCACCCCGACGTCCTCTCCCGCATCGCCGAGTGGCGCGCCGCCGAGGACGCCGGGCCGGAGGCGTGGGACGCCACGCGGGCGGCGCTCGACGCGTTCGACCTCTCGGACCGCCTGTACGAGGTGACGAACGAGACGCTCGTCCTACACGGGAGCGAGGATCGGATCACCCCCCCGGTGCGTGGCGAGGAACTGGCCGAGGGACTCCCACGCGGCACGTTCGAGGCCGTCGAGGGCGCCGGCCACCTCGCGAACGTCGAACGCTCGAAGCCGGTGAACGACCGGATTCTGGCGTTCCTCGGGGAGATGTCGCCCTGA
- a CDS encoding DUF7827 domain-containing protein, whose amino-acid sequence MSPPSARPFRPALAVACLLAGAVGVAAAHPIVLLEDRSLEAESGGTVEVPLAFHDVDRATLTVSDGDGFELAATVVDSDRDGSVTVALDTAAVGRGNATAALSAEGGAVRNATVEDPAGGALPPGEYTVTVAPPNGGRDEGTLRVTSVERTGASAGSTSSDEGPTETATTAPASTGTSAAADGPDWLPWPPNLLLALFGPAVPVVALAGASRLGGE is encoded by the coding sequence GTGTCCCCACCGTCCGCCCGCCCGTTTCGCCCTGCGCTCGCGGTCGCCTGCCTCCTCGCGGGCGCGGTCGGCGTCGCGGCGGCCCACCCCATCGTCCTCCTCGAGGACCGGTCGCTCGAGGCCGAATCGGGCGGGACGGTCGAGGTGCCGCTCGCGTTCCACGACGTTGACCGGGCGACGCTGACGGTGAGCGACGGGGACGGGTTCGAACTCGCCGCGACGGTCGTCGATTCGGACCGCGACGGCTCGGTCACGGTCGCCCTCGACACGGCGGCGGTCGGCAGGGGGAACGCGACCGCCGCGCTCTCGGCCGAGGGCGGTGCCGTTCGGAACGCGACGGTCGAGGACCCCGCCGGCGGGGCGCTCCCTCCCGGCGAGTACACGGTGACGGTCGCTCCGCCGAACGGCGGGCGAGACGAGGGGACGCTCCGGGTGACGTCCGTCGAGCGAACGGGAGCCTCGGCCGGGTCGACGTCGTCGGACGAGGGACCGACCGAGACGGCGACGACGGCCCCGGCTTCGACCGGAACGTCCGCCGCCGCGGACGGGCCGGACTGGCTCCCCTGGCCGCCGAACCTCCTGCTCGCGCTGTTCGGGCCGGCCGTCCCCGTGGTCGCGCTCGCCGGTGCCTCCCGCCTCGGCGGCGAGTGA
- a CDS encoding type 1 glutamine amidotransferase, with amino-acid sequence MTRLRFALLNAAHADANTTRNFRRELDADLAEFDANAGHLPDHFDWDGVVITGSRSSVYWDEEWIPPLVEWTAEAAERGLPILGVCYGHQVLADALGGRVAGMDEFEIGYSRIEHLGNDDLFEGIDGEFTAFTTHGDAVVDLPPGAKLVAENEFGVHAFRKGNAWGVQFHPEYDTDTAREVTEGKRERIGDAKVDAVLAGITPENYDAACEAKTLFDNFTSYARRVREERAAGADVEA; translated from the coding sequence ATGACACGACTGCGGTTCGCCCTGCTGAACGCGGCCCACGCGGACGCGAACACGACGCGGAACTTCCGGCGCGAACTCGACGCCGACCTCGCCGAGTTCGACGCCAACGCCGGCCACCTCCCCGACCACTTCGACTGGGACGGGGTCGTCATCACGGGGTCACGCTCGTCGGTGTACTGGGACGAGGAGTGGATCCCCCCGCTCGTCGAGTGGACCGCCGAGGCCGCCGAGCGCGGCCTCCCGATCCTGGGAGTCTGTTACGGCCACCAGGTGCTCGCGGATGCGCTCGGCGGTCGCGTCGCCGGGATGGACGAGTTCGAGATCGGCTACAGCCGGATCGAACACCTCGGGAACGACGACCTGTTCGAGGGCATCGACGGGGAGTTCACCGCGTTCACGACCCACGGCGACGCCGTCGTGGACCTCCCGCCGGGCGCGAAGCTCGTCGCCGAGAACGAGTTCGGCGTCCACGCGTTCCGGAAGGGGAACGCCTGGGGCGTCCAGTTCCACCCCGAGTACGACACGGACACCGCACGCGAGGTGACCGAGGGGAAGCGCGAGCGCATCGGCGACGCGAAGGTCGACGCCGTGCTGGCCGGCATCACGCCGGAGAACTACGATGCCGCCTGCGAGGCGAAGACGCTCTTCGACAACTTCACCTCGTACGCTCGTCGGGTCCGCGAGGAACGGGCGGCCGGTGCGGACGTCGAGGCGTGA
- a CDS encoding 4Fe-4S dicluster domain-containing protein, with protein sequence MGIDPNFEDARERVGEENGLDVWGPVDEPEKLGIHGSHVAVDYDVCIADGACLENCPVDVFDWVDTPGHPASETKVEPTREDQCIDCMLCVDICPVDAIDVDASRS encoded by the coding sequence ATGGGAATCGACCCGAACTTCGAGGACGCCCGCGAGCGGGTCGGCGAGGAGAACGGCCTGGACGTGTGGGGGCCGGTCGACGAGCCGGAGAAACTCGGCATCCACGGGAGCCACGTCGCCGTCGACTACGACGTCTGTATCGCGGACGGCGCCTGCCTGGAGAACTGCCCCGTCGACGTGTTCGACTGGGTCGACACGCCCGGCCACCCCGCGAGCGAGACGAAAGTGGAACCGACCCGCGAGGACCAGTGCATCGACTGCATGCTCTGCGTCGACATCTGCCCGGTCGACGCCATCGACGTGGACGCCTCTCGGTCCTGA
- a CDS encoding amino acid permease has translation MSDDAPANAGEGDRSEGIETELSRDMSLFDITFIGVGAMIGAGVFALTGFAAGIAGPALVLAFALNGFVALFTAVSYAELGAAFPEAGGGYLWVKEALVDPNGFYAGWMSWFAHAVACSLYAVTFGAFLLEFIIYGTALGHDFLLWGFVTPGMADRALAVLMVGAFAYINYQGAEETGKAGIVVTAIKVILLGVFVVFGIMATLSTPTWPRKFLSNPGFMPNGVVGIIGAMGFTYIAFEGYEIIVQSGEEVVEPGTNVPRAVFYSLAIVVPIYVLVAFAAIGGIDVTSGAIELARPFPGPAPEYTWQLLGEMGELGIIRAAGQFVPYGVPLLLIAGLTATMSALNATIYSSSRVSFAMGRDRALPGFFDNVHPEKRTPHWAILLSAILIAAMAVILPIEAVAASADIMFILLFVQVNWTLIRMRQTHPDLPRTYEVPYMPWPPLIGIGLQLLLTPFLIRALGLEAIGIGTGNHGLVALGTTAIWMTIGLLIYYGYSRRKEAEKLERESPAIVAEQASGQHDYRILVPLANPESADQLIRTAIDLARENDGEIVVMSVVTVPQQTPLSEGRRFVEDEREVLDRAMEIGEEANVPIGGTIRIGHDVAQAILNTIEHGDVDAVLLGWRGRSRRQDFVFGSNVDEVITKARCDVLVERIGPRPGSVEEILLPIAGGPHAKFAAEVARAIGRATNAHVHVINVVAPDASNADRTEAREKLAAIRSTFDADANVDESVIEGRAVADTIVEMSSEYDVTLVGATREGLFQQLLFGAIPEEIGQRAENTVIMVKRSTGIRSRMKRWFKRRNR, from the coding sequence ATGAGCGATGACGCGCCCGCGAACGCCGGCGAGGGCGATCGTTCCGAGGGGATCGAGACCGAACTCTCCCGGGACATGAGCCTCTTCGACATCACCTTCATCGGGGTCGGCGCGATGATCGGCGCGGGCGTGTTCGCGCTCACCGGGTTCGCCGCCGGCATCGCCGGCCCCGCCCTCGTCCTCGCGTTCGCGTTGAACGGGTTCGTCGCGCTGTTCACCGCCGTGTCGTACGCCGAACTCGGCGCCGCGTTCCCGGAGGCGGGTGGGGGGTACCTCTGGGTGAAGGAGGCGCTCGTCGACCCCAACGGGTTCTACGCGGGGTGGATGAGCTGGTTCGCCCACGCCGTCGCCTGCTCGCTATACGCCGTCACCTTCGGGGCCTTCCTCCTGGAATTCATCATCTACGGGACGGCGCTCGGCCACGACTTCCTCCTGTGGGGATTCGTCACTCCGGGCATGGCCGACAGGGCACTGGCCGTCCTGATGGTCGGCGCGTTCGCCTACATCAACTACCAAGGTGCCGAGGAGACGGGGAAGGCCGGGATCGTCGTCACCGCGATCAAGGTGATCCTCCTCGGCGTGTTCGTCGTCTTCGGGATCATGGCCACGCTCTCGACGCCGACGTGGCCCCGGAAGTTCCTCTCGAACCCCGGGTTCATGCCCAACGGCGTCGTCGGGATCATCGGGGCGATGGGGTTCACGTACATCGCCTTCGAGGGCTACGAGATCATCGTCCAGTCCGGCGAGGAGGTCGTCGAACCGGGGACGAACGTCCCGAGGGCCGTCTTCTACTCGCTCGCGATCGTCGTCCCGATATACGTTCTGGTCGCCTTCGCCGCCATCGGCGGCATCGACGTGACGAGCGGCGCGATCGAACTCGCGCGGCCGTTCCCCGGCCCCGCCCCCGAGTACACGTGGCAGCTCCTCGGGGAGATGGGTGAACTGGGGATCATTCGGGCCGCCGGCCAGTTCGTCCCCTACGGCGTCCCGCTCCTGCTGATCGCGGGGCTGACGGCGACGATGAGCGCCCTCAACGCCACGATCTACTCGTCCTCCAGGGTCTCGTTCGCCATGGGTCGGGACCGTGCGCTCCCGGGGTTCTTCGACAACGTTCACCCGGAGAAGCGGACGCCTCACTGGGCGATCCTGCTGTCGGCGATCCTCATCGCGGCGATGGCCGTCATCCTCCCGATCGAAGCGGTCGCGGCCTCGGCCGACATCATGTTCATCCTCCTCTTCGTCCAGGTGAACTGGACGCTCATCCGGATGCGGCAGACGCACCCGGACCTCCCACGGACCTACGAGGTCCCGTACATGCCGTGGCCCCCGCTGATCGGCATCGGGCTCCAGTTGCTCCTGACGCCGTTCCTGATCCGCGCGCTCGGGCTGGAAGCGATCGGCATCGGAACGGGCAACCACGGGTTGGTCGCCCTCGGTACGACGGCGATCTGGATGACGATCGGCCTCCTGATCTACTACGGGTACTCCCGGCGGAAGGAGGCGGAGAAACTCGAGCGGGAGTCGCCGGCGATCGTTGCCGAGCAGGCCTCCGGCCAGCACGACTATCGGATTCTCGTCCCGCTCGCCAACCCCGAGTCGGCCGACCAACTCATCCGGACGGCCATCGACCTCGCACGCGAGAACGACGGGGAGATCGTCGTGATGAGCGTCGTGACGGTTCCCCAGCAGACGCCGCTCTCGGAGGGTCGTCGGTTCGTCGAGGACGAGCGGGAGGTCCTCGACCGCGCGATGGAGATCGGCGAGGAGGCGAACGTCCCCATCGGGGGGACGATCCGCATCGGCCACGACGTGGCGCAGGCGATCCTCAACACGATCGAACACGGCGACGTGGACGCCGTCCTGCTCGGGTGGCGCGGGCGCTCCCGCCGCCAGGACTTCGTCTTCGGGAGCAACGTCGACGAGGTCATCACGAAGGCGCGGTGTGACGTCCTGGTGGAACGGATCGGTCCACGCCCGGGTTCCGTGGAGGAGATCCTGCTCCCGATCGCCGGCGGGCCACACGCGAAGTTCGCCGCGGAGGTGGCTCGGGCGATCGGACGGGCGACGAACGCCCACGTCCACGTCATCAACGTCGTCGCTCCGGACGCCTCGAACGCTGACCGAACCGAGGCCCGGGAGAAACTCGCCGCGATCCGGTCGACGTTCGACGCCGATGCCAACGTCGACGAGTCCGTGATCGAGGGTCGAGCAGTCGCCGACACGATCGTCGAGATGTCGAGCGAGTACGACGTCACGCTCGTCGGCGCGACCCGTGAAGGCCTGTTCCAGCAACTGCTGTTCGGAGCGATCCCGGAGGAGATCGGGCAGCGGGCGGAGAACACCGTGATCATGGTCAAGCGGAGCACCGGGATCAGGTCCAGGATGAAACGCTGGTTCAAACGGCGCAACAGGTGA
- a CDS encoding DUF7853 family protein, translating to MPAPVRDRTALLDVTREEAWVVHSALMEQLRADAAGDGDPDGDAVEVDALERLERSPVQFTPDEARAVREALVEYLAHAPPRDRAPGRAALRTTESVLG from the coding sequence ATGCCGGCCCCAGTCCGCGACCGTACCGCGCTCCTCGACGTGACGAGGGAGGAGGCGTGGGTGGTCCACTCCGCGCTGATGGAACAGCTCCGTGCCGACGCGGCAGGCGACGGCGACCCCGACGGCGACGCCGTCGAGGTGGACGCGCTCGAGCGCCTCGAGCGATCCCCCGTGCAGTTCACCCCCGACGAGGCCAGAGCCGTCCGCGAGGCGCTCGTGGAGTATCTCGCACACGCCCCGCCCCGGGACCGGGCACCGGGACGGGCCGCGCTCCGCACGACCGAGTCCGTGCTGGGGTGA
- a CDS encoding O-acetylhomoserine aminocarboxypropyltransferase/cysteine synthase family protein, with protein MTDEDGRGARTRALHAGWAGDPGTGARAPPIHQTTSYEFADAETAADLYALDREGDVYTRISNPTTRVLEKRLASLEGGVDAVATASGMAAIDAATSVLARGGDNVVASSDMYGGTSTYFTHMGSRRGVDLRTVPTTDVAAYADAVDDDTAFVHVETVANPSLVTPDFERVAEIAREHAVPLVVDNTFGTPALCNPIEHGADVVWNSTTKWIHGSGTTVGGVLVDGGAFPWDHPDADYEELSGENPAFGVDFAERFGERAFAQVVRHRAVRTLGNCQSPFDAWQTLQGLATLPLRMERHCANARAVAEHLRDHPDVAWVTYPGFEEHPTHENAARYLDDFGGMVVFGLEGGFEAGRRLCEEVELISFLANVGDARSLLIHPASTTHAQLGEDEQRAAGVNPDLLRLSVGIEDPEDLIADLDRAIAEVV; from the coding sequence ATGACCGACGAGGACGGACGCGGCGCCCGCACCCGCGCGCTCCACGCCGGCTGGGCCGGCGATCCGGGGACGGGCGCGCGGGCACCGCCCATCCACCAGACGACGTCGTACGAGTTCGCCGACGCCGAGACGGCCGCGGACCTGTACGCGCTGGACCGGGAGGGCGACGTGTACACCCGCATCTCGAACCCGACGACCCGGGTGCTCGAGAAGCGGCTCGCGAGCCTCGAGGGCGGGGTCGACGCGGTCGCCACCGCCTCCGGGATGGCCGCCATCGACGCCGCGACGAGCGTGCTCGCCCGTGGAGGGGACAACGTCGTCGCCAGCAGCGACATGTACGGCGGCACGAGCACGTACTTCACGCACATGGGCTCGCGACGCGGCGTCGACCTCCGGACGGTGCCGACGACCGACGTGGCGGCGTACGCCGACGCCGTCGACGACGACACCGCGTTCGTCCACGTCGAGACCGTCGCGAACCCGTCGCTCGTCACGCCGGACTTCGAGCGGGTCGCCGAGATCGCCCGCGAACACGCGGTCCCGCTCGTCGTGGACAACACGTTCGGCACGCCCGCCCTCTGCAACCCGATCGAACACGGCGCCGACGTCGTCTGGAACTCGACCACGAAGTGGATCCACGGCTCCGGGACGACCGTCGGCGGCGTGCTCGTCGACGGCGGGGCCTTCCCGTGGGATCACCCCGACGCCGACTACGAGGAGCTCTCCGGGGAGAACCCGGCCTTCGGCGTCGACTTCGCGGAGCGGTTCGGCGAGCGGGCGTTCGCGCAGGTCGTCCGCCACCGCGCGGTGCGCACGCTCGGCAACTGCCAGTCCCCCTTCGACGCCTGGCAGACGCTCCAGGGGCTCGCGACGCTCCCGTTGCGGATGGAACGACACTGCGCGAACGCACGCGCGGTCGCCGAACACCTCCGGGACCACCCGGACGTCGCGTGGGTCACGTACCCCGGCTTCGAGGAGCACCCGACCCACGAGAACGCCGCGCGCTACCTCGACGACTTCGGCGGGATGGTCGTCTTCGGCCTCGAGGGCGGCTTCGAGGCGGGCAGGCGACTCTGCGAGGAAGTCGAGCTGATCTCCTTTCTCGCGAACGTCGGCGACGCCCGGAGCCTCCTCATCCACCCGGCGAGCACGACCCACGCACAGCTCGGCGAGGACGAACAGCGCGCGGCCGGCGTGAACCCGGATCTCCTCCGGCTGTCGGTCGGCATCGAGGACCCCGAAGACCTGATCGCGGACCTCGATCGGGCCATCGCGGAGGTGGTCTGA
- a CDS encoding acyl-CoA dehydrogenase family protein: MLDYVDLEEDLSAEEKLIRDTAREFVAEEVQPEIADHYENGTFPTELIPEMGELGFYAPNLEGYGSPNVSEHAYGLLMQELEACDSGLRSMASVQGALVMYPIHAFGSEAQKEEWLPALGRGEAVGCFGLTEPDHGSNPAGMETRAERDADGYVLNGSKTWITNSPIADVAVVWARDTSADDSPIRGFLVETDRDGVSTNKIDEKLSMRASVTGEIGLSDVRVPEENVLPDVEGMKGPLSCLTQARYGIAWGAIGAARDCFETARDYQLDRDQFGGPIARFQIQQQKLSEMATQITLAQLLAYRLADLKEDGRLRPQHVSMAKRNNVRMARNQARVAREMLGGNGITTDYSPMRHMSNMETVYTYEGTHDIHSLILGQDLTGIAAFE, from the coding sequence ATGCTCGATTACGTCGACCTGGAGGAGGACCTCTCGGCCGAGGAGAAACTGATCCGCGACACGGCACGGGAGTTCGTGGCCGAGGAGGTCCAGCCCGAGATCGCCGACCACTACGAGAACGGCACCTTCCCGACCGAACTCATCCCCGAGATGGGCGAACTCGGCTTCTACGCGCCGAACCTGGAGGGGTATGGCTCGCCGAACGTCTCCGAGCACGCGTACGGCCTGCTGATGCAGGAACTGGAGGCGTGCGACTCCGGGCTGCGGTCGATGGCCTCCGTCCAGGGCGCGCTCGTCATGTACCCCATCCACGCGTTCGGCAGCGAGGCCCAGAAGGAGGAGTGGCTCCCGGCGCTCGGGCGGGGCGAGGCGGTCGGCTGCTTCGGCCTGACCGAACCGGACCACGGCTCGAACCCCGCCGGCATGGAGACCCGCGCGGAGCGGGACGCCGACGGCTACGTCCTCAACGGCTCGAAGACGTGGATCACCAACTCCCCCATCGCGGACGTGGCGGTCGTCTGGGCGCGGGACACGTCGGCCGACGACTCGCCGATCCGGGGGTTCCTCGTCGAGACCGACCGCGACGGCGTGTCGACGAACAAGATCGACGAGAAGCTCTCGATGCGCGCCTCCGTCACGGGCGAGATCGGCCTCTCGGACGTGCGGGTCCCCGAGGAGAACGTCCTCCCCGACGTGGAGGGGATGAAGGGTCCGCTGTCGTGTCTCACGCAGGCCCGCTACGGCATCGCCTGGGGCGCGATCGGCGCGGCCCGCGACTGCTTCGAGACGGCGCGGGACTACCAGCTCGACCGCGACCAGTTCGGCGGCCCCATCGCCCGCTTCCAGATTCAACAGCAGAAACTGTCCGAGATGGCGACCCAGATCACGCTGGCCCAGCTGCTCGCGTACCGCCTCGCGGACCTGAAGGAGGACGGCCGGCTGCGCCCCCAGCACGTGTCGATGGCGAAGCGCAACAACGTCCGGATGGCCCGGAACCAGGCGCGGGTCGCCCGCGAGATGCTCGGCGGCAACGGCATCACGACCGACTACTCGCCGATGCGCCACATGAGCAACATGGAGACGGTGTACACCTACGAGGGGACCCACGACATCCACTCGCTCATCCTCGGGCAGGACCTGACCGGCATCGCCGCCTTCGAGTAG